The nucleotide window GGTGTAAAATTACACCTGTATTATGGTGATCTGTCAGATTCAGGCCAGCTTGCAAACCTAATCTTTAACATAAAACCTGATGAAATTTATCACCTTGGTGCCCAGAGCCATGTGAGGGTAAGCTTTGATATACCTGAATATACAGGTGATATTACAGCCCTTGGGGCAATAAGGGTGCTTGAAGCAGTAAGGAGAAGCGGAATAAAAACAAAGTACTATCAAGCCTCCTCTTCTGAGATGTTTGGTGGTGCCCCTCCCCCGCAAAATGAAAGGACGCCTTTTTATCCAAAAAGCCCTTATGCGGGGGCCAAAGCTTATGCTTTCTGGATGGCAGTGAATTATAGAGAAGGATATGATTTATTTGCATGTAACGGCATACTTTTCAACCATGAGTCACCAAGAAGAGGCGAGACATTTGTTACCAGGAAAATAACCCGAGCCATTGCAAACATTCTGAAAGGCAACCAGAAGAAGCTTTATCTCGGTAATATCAATACAAAACGGGATTGGGGTTTTGCACCAGAATACGTTGAGGCGATGTGGCTTATGCTCCAGCAAGATAAACCTGACGACTATGTTATTGGAACTGGTGAAAGCTATTCTGTCCGGGAATTTTTAGAAAAGGCTTTTGTCTATGCCGGTATTGAACTCGAATGGATCGGTAGCGGTGTTAACGAAAAAGGCATTGTTAAATCCTTTGACTCTAAATCAACTCAGCACTCAACACTTAGCACTCCGCACTCAATTAAAGCAGGCACGGTTTTAATTGAGATTGATCCTCACTACTTTCGTCCTACAGAAGTTGATTACCTCCAGGCAGACATCACAAAAGCGAGGCAAAAATTGGGCTGGGAGCCACGGACTACCTTTGAAGAACTTGTAAAAATTATGGTTGATTATGACCTTCAGATGGTGGGCATAGCACCACCAGGGGAAGGTATACGAATTTGCAGTGAAAAATGCTTCAATTACACCACCCACACCTTTGCAACTAATGAACATATTCGAGAACGATAATGGAGAATGATGCTGTTCTATGTTCAACGTTCAAGGTTCAACGTTAGATGAAGAT belongs to Pseudomonadota bacterium and includes:
- the gmd gene encoding GDP-mannose 4,6-dehydratase, whose product is MSKRALITGITGQDGSYLAEFLISKGYEVHGLIRRASTFNTGRIDHIYADPHTTGVKLHLYYGDLSDSGQLANLIFNIKPDEIYHLGAQSHVRVSFDIPEYTGDITALGAIRVLEAVRRSGIKTKYYQASSSEMFGGAPPPQNERTPFYPKSPYAGAKAYAFWMAVNYREGYDLFACNGILFNHESPRRGETFVTRKITRAIANILKGNQKKLYLGNINTKRDWGFAPEYVEAMWLMLQQDKPDDYVIGTGESYSVREFLEKAFVYAGIELEWIGSGVNEKGIVKSFDSKSTQHSTLSTPHSIKAGTVLIEIDPHYFRPTEVDYLQADITKARQKLGWEPRTTFEELVKIMVDYDLQMVGIAPPGEGIRICSEKCFNYTTHTFATNEHIRER